A region of the Conyzicola lurida genome:
CTTGAACCGGGAACCCACTGATTAAGAGTCAGTTGCTCTGCCAATTGAGCTAGAGGTGCGTAGCGCTTGAACTTTCCGCGCCGAGAATCGAGATTAGCATAAGTAATAACCACCCTGCGACACGAGGAGCACCATGACCGCCACGAAACTCGAAATCGGCGCGAAAGCTCCCGACTTTTCCCTGCAGAATCAGGACGGGGAATCCGTTTCGCTGTCTGATTTCTCCGGCAAGAAGGTGATCGTCTACTTCTACCCGGCGGCGGGTACGCCCGGCTGCACGACGCAGGCCTGCGATTTCCGCGACAACATCAACTCGCTGAAGTCGGCCGGCTACCAGGTGCTCGGAGTCTCGAAGGACACCGTCGCCGACCTGAAGAAGTTCCAGGCCGAGCAGGGGCTGAACTTCCCGCTGCTGAGCGACCTCGACCTGACGGTTCACAACCTCTACGCCGCGTACGGCGAGAAGAACCTCTACGGCAAGGTCGTCACCGGCGTGCTGCGTTCCACCTTCGTCATCGACGAGAGCGGCGTCATCGAGCTCGCGTTGTACAACGTCAAGGCCACCGGCCACGTCGCGAGCCTGCGCAAGAAGCTGGGCGTCGACGCGTAACGCTGCCTGATCGGCGCGGCGCTGTCGGTTGACCGGCAGCGCGGCGCCGAAACAGCAGCCTGACTTACGCGTCGCGCTGCGACGTCTCC
Encoded here:
- the bcp gene encoding thioredoxin-dependent thiol peroxidase, coding for MTATKLEIGAKAPDFSLQNQDGESVSLSDFSGKKVIVYFYPAAGTPGCTTQACDFRDNINSLKSAGYQVLGVSKDTVADLKKFQAEQGLNFPLLSDLDLTVHNLYAAYGEKNLYGKVVTGVLRSTFVIDESGVIELALYNVKATGHVASLRKKLGVDA